From a region of the Triticum aestivum cultivar Chinese Spring chromosome 7D, IWGSC CS RefSeq v2.1, whole genome shotgun sequence genome:
- the LOC123169753 gene encoding plasmodesmata-located protein 6 yields MWKFLAATALPILISLLAVRARGADDYTAFVYAGCSQARYDAGTQYAADVDAVLSTLTDTAASTPYANYTPPSGAATGLVGLYQCRSDLPAAVCGVCVKASASKLSSLCNSAAGGAVQLRACFVRYGNDSFLGKPDNTVLFKKCGGESGDAGVAALRDAALGALQAASSPAADGSYRAGAAGYVQAMSQCVGDLGAKACTDCVSVAASQLKAGCGDASAGEVYLGKCYARFWSNAGTGTGGGGATPGGGNVIGGGNAGPIGDGGNGIAGGGNGIAGGGTVGVPGAGSGYGYGFVPRPYGDVQDGSGKTLAIIIGIVAAAAIIIIFLSFVRRARAANGKS; encoded by the exons ATGTGGAAGTTTCTTGCAGCAACGGCGCTGCCGATCCTGATCTCGCTGCTCGCCGTGCGCGCGCGCGGCGCCGACGACTACACGGCGTTCGTGTACGCCGGGTGCTCGCAGGCGCGCTACGACGCCGGCACCCAGTACGCCGCGGACGTGGACGCCGTGCTCTCGACCCTCACCGACACCGCGGCCTCCACCCCCTACGCCAACTACACCCCGCCGTCCGGCGCCGCCACGGGCCTGGTCGGGCTCTACCAGTGCCGCTCTGACCTCCCCGCCGCCGTCTGCGGCGTCTGCGTGAAGGCGTCCGCCTCCAAACTCTCCTCCCTCTGCAACTCGGCCGCCGGCGGCGCGGTGCAGCTGCGCGCGTGCTTCGTCCGCTACGGCAACGACTCGTTCCTCGGGAAGCCGGACAACACGGTGCTGTTCAAGAAGTGCGGCGGCGAGAGCGGGGACGCCGGCGTCGCGGCGCTGCGCGACGCGGCGCTCGGCGCGCTCCAGGCCGCGTCGTCCCCCGCCGCCGACGGCTCGTACCGCGCCGGCGCGGCCGGGTACGTGCAGGCCATGTCGCAGTGCGTGGGGGACCTCGGCGCCAAGGCCTGCACCGACTGcgtctccgtcgccgcctcgcAGCTCAAGGCCGGCTGCGGCGACGCCTCAGCCGGGGAGGTCTACCTCGGCAAGTGCTACGCGCGCTTCTGGTCCAATGCCGGCACcggcaccggcggcggcggggccaccCCCGGAGGAGGCAACGTCATCGGCGGCGGCAACGCCGGCCCCATCGGTGACGGCGGCAAcggcatcgctggcggaggcaaTGGCATCGCTGGCGGCGGCACCGTCGGCGTCCCGGGCGCGGGCAGCGGATACGGATACGGGTTCGTGCCGCGTCCGTACGGCGACGTCCAAG ATGGTTCCGGGAAGACGCTCgccatcatcatcggcatcgtggCGGCggccgccatcatcatcatcttcctctcCTTCGTCCGAAGAGCCCGCGCCGCCAATG GCAAAAGCTAA
- the LOC123166921 gene encoding uncharacterized protein — protein sequence MQRHSKLCVSTSTPMSGLQDWTDLPKDLLQSIFSRLGSIHDLLAFVATCRSWRVALTSYSSKSTLCTLFPPLLIQPNIRVHVPRPPCNNGHRNLQAYKVIDPAKQSAIGLHCHIDEEILQTMRCAGPSYGQLIFYNHGHCVVVDPFRGTKVSPPRLPLRDEYRKLNWSDIPFKQKIMELQQLVTESYCSAILTAPLASPNSHMLVSTGPSLFSWSVGSDTWSELQCSDVQIIQIVEFNGQFIAMDLRQQIYTLEMAPKLRLQEITTNCPPDLTKSCQDPSRISWLVVCGDMLLMLVHSCTSIQYNASVSFIRTVHYLDMSTKPAKWVDMEKLDNWAIFTGSDIRSTSFSCMNPEHWGGRSKCLYVARSPKPWSEYGLGNEPDPSVDPTHQHFRIWCHLMQPLWVYPSMLYSDGP from the coding sequence ATGCAAAGGCATAGCAAACTATGTGTCTCCACATCCACCCCTATGTCCGGACTCCAAGATTGGACAGACCTCCCAAAGGATCTGTTACAATCAATTTTCTCTCGCTTAGGCTCAATCCATGACCTTCTTGCCTTTGTTGCAACCTGCCGTTCTTGGCGGGTTGCATTAACTTCATACTCATCCAAATCCACCTTATGCACTTTATTCCCGCCTCTGCTCATCCAGCCCAATATTCGTGTCCATGTTCCTCGTCCTCCATGTAACAATGGTCATCGCAACTTACAGGCATATAAAGTTATCGATCCAGCCAAGCAAAGTGCCATTGGCCTTCACTGCCATATTGATGAAGAAATTTTGCAGACGATGCGTTGTGCTGGCCCTTCATATGGTCAACTCATCTTCTACAACCATGGACATTGCGTTGTTGTTGATCCTTTTAGAGGTACCAAGGTTTCACCTCCACGTCTCCCATTACGTGATGAGTATAGGAAGCTCAACTGGTCTGATATTCCATTCAAACAAAAAATAATGGAGCTCCAACAACTAGTTACAGAGTCTTACTGCAGTGCCATTCTAACAGCTCCTCTTGCATCACCAAACTCGCATATGCTTGTTAGCACTGGCCCCTCCTTATTTAGTTGGTCGGTTGGAAGTGATACTTGGTCTGAACTCCAGTGTTCTGATGTACAAATAATTCAGATTGTGGAATTCAACGGCCAATTCATTGCCATGGATCTTCGTCAACAGATATACACTTTGGAGATGGCCCCCAAGCTTAGACTGCAGGAGATAACCACTAACTGCCCCCCTGACTTGACCAAGAGTTGCCAAGACCCGTCTAGAATATCATGGCTAGTGGTCTGCGGTGACATGCTTCTGATGTTGGTCCATTCTTGCACGAGTATTCAGTACAATGCCAGTGTGTCATTTATCCGCACGGTCCATTACCTTGACATGTCAACCAAGCCTGCAAAATGGGTGGATATGGAAAAGCTGGACAACTGGGCCATCTTCACGGGGAGTGATATCAGGAGTACATCATTTTCTTGCATGAACCCAGAACATTGGGGAGGAAGGAGCAAATGTCTATATGTTGCTCGTTCCCCTAAACCTTGGAGTGAATATGGGTTAGGAAATGAGCCAGATCCATCTGTTGATCCCACCCATCAGCACTTCAGGATCTGGTGCCACCTGATGCAACCCCTTTGGGTGTACCCGAGCATGCTCTATTCAGATGGCCCTTGA
- the LOC123164741 gene encoding citrate-binding protein-like: MAPRSLSWISVSLLVLLASAADPTYGFTSVRLEESNFVLQRPYDEASGARYSFDGTVRKLWVLASDKPHARQSHTSPRTEIRMAGYDYSSGVWQFEGYGYVPSGTTGVSIMQVFGAGETATTLMLHVYNGALRYYDRQLVEDAIYDRWFRLNVVHDVEASTLTVYIDGQQKLHVQGRGGDSHYFKFGVYAQNHDSSCMESRWKDVRIFKKH; the protein is encoded by the exons ATGGCTCCTCGCTCTCTCTCTTGGATTAGCGTCTCTCTGCTCGTCTTGTTGGCGTC AGCGGCCGACCCAACCTATGGGTTCACGTCGGTGAGGCTCGAGGAGAGCAACTTTGTGCTGCAGCGCCCCTACGACGAGGCGAGCGGCGCACGCTACAGCTTCGACGGCACCGTGCGGAAGCTCTGGGTGCTCGCCTCCGACAAGCCCCATGCCCGCCAGAGCCATACCAGCCCAAGAACTGAGATCAGGATGGCA GGCTACGACTACAGCTCCGGCGTGTGGCAGTTCGAGGGTTACGGGTACGTCCCCTCCGGCACCACGGGGGTGTCTATTATGCAGGTGTTCGGCGCCGGCGAGACGGCCACCACGCTCATGCTGCATGTTTACAATGGCGCGCTGCGGTACTACGACCGACAGCTCGTCGAGGATGCCATCTATGACAGATGGTTCCGGCTGAACGTGGTCCACGACGTCGAGGCGTCGACGCTCACCGTGTACATCGACGGCCAGCAGAAGCTGCATGTCCAGGGCCGCGGCGGGGACTCACACTACTTCAAGTTTGGCGTGTACGCACAGAACCACGACTCCAGCTGCATGGAGTCTCGCTGGAAGGACGTCAGGATCTTCAAGAAGCATTAG